A window from Lampris incognitus isolate fLamInc1 chromosome 5, fLamInc1.hap2, whole genome shotgun sequence encodes these proteins:
- the LOC130112907 gene encoding protein ELFN1-like, with translation MDIVKTSHVAQGAGKGQPGPKLARVSSSVALSTARSFLYWLTLLSIPRLPMVTADCWLIEGEKGFVWLAICSMNQPPYEAIPAHINSTIVDLRLNENKIRSVHYSSLSRFGNLTYLNLTKNDISYVEDGAFSAQFNLQVLQMGFNKLRNLTEGMLRGLGKLQYLYLQANLIESVTPNTFWECPNIENIDLSMNRIQVLDGNLFSGLSKLTTCELYTNPFNCSCELLGFLRWLSAFPNRTNERMVCDSPAGFSGYNLLSQNPRMPAHRHALHMLSIVCTDDGSSVTPYFVIGLSESTTLPPDFVSPCGLDDCPSGTPPEEPISISPIFSDSNPVMKLKQVLHSSAVITVQIPHPYRKMYILVLYNNSFFTDIQNLKSQKEDIELNNLKPHTDYTYCVASIRNSLRFNHTCLTISTGRRLGTERIVNESSATHYIMTILGCLFGMLLFLGLVVHCLRRKRMMEEKERKMSRIQRTLIELKYGGGGEIDGGGGGSVSQKQMLTAGESLSRIPYLPQGGEIDPYKLQEVIETPAHKPAKLNYMEVRGSAVDREREREREREREREMSPQANPQGSVAEISTIAKEVDKVNQIINNCIDALKSESTSFQQGMKSPSSAGGGAVSTAEPQLVLLSEQDGERGERTGEFLSPVYKGGRGGREERGRSYHHSLQRHHSMEAPSTSKRPSTSSSPGSARSPRSFRSEGGYHSSETRYIERTSPGERGERGGGGGDAIRTVTPAAAILRAEAQRIRQYNEHRHSYPGSQQHLQELQHHPQILQELHHHPGGRKPSILDPLTLSRQAKQRELAYSQLSPHYPISPQYHNLSYCSSPEEDEEEEGLLCTPTLGLWERFKLHRKRHRQASMEDEGYVAAGHALRRKVQFAKDEDLHDILDYWKGVSAQQKA, from the exons ATGGATATTGTGAAGACATCCCATGTAGCCCAAGGGGCAGGAAAGGGTCAACCGGGCCCTAAATTGGCTAGAGTTTCATCATCAGTGGCCTTGTCCACAGCCAGATCCTTCCTCTATTGGCTCACGCTGCTGTCAATACCGCGGTTGCCAATGGTCACTGCTGACTGTTGGCTTATTGAAGGAGAAAAGGGCTTTGTATGGTTAGCTATCTGCAGCATGAACCAGCCCCCATACGAAGCCATCCCTGCCCATATAAACAG CACTATTGTGGACCTGAGGCTGAATGAGAACAAGATAAGGTCGGTCCACTACTCCTCTCTCAGTCGCTTTGGCAACCTCACCTACCTAAACCTCACCAAGAATGATATCAGCTATGTGGAGGATGGAGCATTCTCAGCGCAATTCAACCTGCAG gttctccagatgggcTTTAACAAGTTGAGGAACCTGACAGAGGGGATGTTGCGAGGCCTGGGGAAGCTGCAGTATCTCTACCTGCAAGCCAACCTCATTGAGTCCGTCACCCCAAACACTTTCTGGGAATGCCCAAACATTGAGAATATAGACCTATCCATGAATCG GATCCAGGTGTTGGATGGTAATTTGTTCTCCGGACTCAGTAAGTTGACCACTTGTGAACTGTACACCAACCCCTTCAACTGCTCCTGTGAGTTGCTGGGCTTCCTACGCTGGCTTTCCGCATTCCCCAACAGAACCAATGAAAGGATGGTGTGCGACTCGCCGGCGGGTTTCTCTGGCTACAACCTCCTCAGCCAGAACCCACGCATGCCTGCCCACCGCCATGCTTTGCACATGCTCAGTATTGTCTGCACAGATGATGGTAGTAGTGTGACACCGTACTTTGTGATTGGCTTATCCGAATCCACTACCTTGCCACCCGATTTTGTCTCTCCCTGTGGACTGGATGATTGTCCCTCTGGAACGCCCCCAGAAGAACCAATCAGCATAAGCCCTATCTTTTCTGATTCTAATCCCGTTATGAAACTCAAACAGGTGTTGCACTCGAGTGCTGTGATCACGGTTCAAATCCCGCATCCTTACCGGAAAATGTACATCCTGGTGCTCTACAACAACAGCTTCTTCACAGACATCCAGAATCTGAAAAGTCAGAAAGAGGACATTGAGTTAAATAACTTAAAGCCTCATACAGACTACACCTACTGTGTGGCATCCATACGAAACTCCCTGCGCTTCAACCACACCTGTCTGACCATCTCCACCGGTCGCCGGCTGGGGACGGAGAGGATAGTCAACGAGTCATCGGCCACCCACTACATCATGACCATCCTAGGCTGTCTGTTTGGGATGTTGCTTTTCCTGGGCCTGGTCGTCCACTGTCTGCGGAGAAAGAGGATGatggaggaaaaagagagaaagatgagCAGAATACAGAGGACTCTGATAGAGCTCaagtatggaggaggaggagaaatagatggagggggaggggggtccgtTTCCCAAAAACAGATGCTCACAGCTGGGGAGAGTCTATCCAGAATCCCTTACTTACCCCAGGGAGGAGAGATAGATCCATATAAGCTCCAGGAGGTGATAGAAACACCGGCTCACAAGCCTGCTAAACTCAACTACATGGAAGTCAGGGGGTCAgcggtggacagagagagagagagggaaagagagagagagcgggaaagAGAGATGTCCCCCCAAGCCAATCCCCAGGGTTCTGTGGCAGAGATCTCCACCATTGCGAAAGAAGTTGATAAAGTTAACCAGATCATCAACAACTGTATAGACGCTCTCAAGTCTGAGTCTACCTCCTTTCAACAGGGGATGAAGTCCCCCTCCTCTGCTGGCGGAGGAGCAGTGTCAACTGCTGAGCCACAGCTTGTGCTTCTCTCTgagcaggatggagagagaggagaaaggacaGGAGAGTTCCTTTCACCGGTATataagggaggaagaggaggaagagaggagagagggagaagctACCACCACTCCTTGCAACGCCACCACAGCATGGAGGCTCCATCGACCTCCAAACGGCCCAGCACCTCCTCCTCCCCAGGCTCTGCTCGCAGTCCCCGCTCCTTCCGCTCCGAGGGAGGCTACCACTCTTCTGAAACTCGTTACATAGAAAGGACCTCaccaggagagagaggagaacgaGGAGGCGGCGGGGGAGACGCCATTCGTACGGTCACCCCGGCCGCAGCTATCTTACGAGCCGAAGCCCAGAGAATCCGTCAGTATAATGAACATCGTCACTCCTACCCCGGCTCCCAGCAGCACCTCCAAGAGCTGCAGCACCACCCTCAGATCCTGCAGGAGCTCCACCACCACCCTGGGGGACGTAAGCCCTCCATCCTGGATCCGCTGACTCTCAGCAGGCAGGCCAAACAGAGAGAGCTGGCCTATTCACAACTGTCCCCACACTACCCCATCTCACCCCAGTATCATAACCTCAGCTACTGCTCCAGCccagaggaagatgaggaggaagaaGGGCTCCTCTGCACCCCAACCCTGGGGCTTTGGGAGAGGTTTAAATTGCATCGCAAGAGGCATCGGCAGGCTTCTATGGAAGATGAAGGATACGTGGCGGCGGGACATGCGCTTAGGCGGAAGGTGCAATTTGCCAAAGATGAGGATCTCCATGACATACTGGACTACTGGAAGGGTGTGTCCGCACAGCAGAAGGCCTGA